In Musa acuminata AAA Group cultivar baxijiao chromosome BXJ2-10, Cavendish_Baxijiao_AAA, whole genome shotgun sequence, a genomic segment contains:
- the LOC135625006 gene encoding transmembrane 9 superfamily member 3-like — translation MDLIRVTALLLCFGVTGVVSDASDHRYKQGDPVPLYANKVGPFHNPSETYRYFDLPFCVPEHVTEKKEALGEVLNGDRLVEAPYKLDFRVDRDSEQLCKKKLTKEDVAKFRSAVTKDYYFQMYYDDLPIWGFIGKVDKERKDLSEYKYYLYRHIHFDILYNSDHVIEISVHTDPNSLADLTEDKDIEASFFYSVKWKETTTPFEKRMNKYSQTSSLPHHLEIHWFSIINSCVTVLLLTGFLATILMRVLKNDFVKYAHDEESAEDQEETGWKYIHGDVFRFPKNKSLLAACLGSGTQLFALTVFIFILALVGVFYPYNRGALFTALVVVYALTSGIAGYTASSFYCQLEGTNWVRNVLLTGFLFCGPLFLTFCFLNTVAIVYSATAALPFGTIVVIVLIWTLVTSPLLVLGGIAGKNGKTEFQAPCRTTKYPREIPLLPWYRRTIPQMAMAGFLPFSAIYIELYYIFASVWGHRIYIIYSILFIVFIILLIVTAFITVALTYFQLASEDHEWWWRSYLCGGSTGLFVYGYCFYYYFARSDMSGFMQTSFFFGYMACICYGFFLMLGMVGFRAALLFVRHIYRSIKCE, via the exons ATGGATCTGATCCGGGTGACGGCGCTGCTGCTGTGCTTCGGGGTCACTGGCGTCGTGTCGGACGCCTCCGACCACCGCTACAAGCAGGGGGACCCCGTCCCTTTGTACGCTAACAAGGTCGGCCCTTTCCACAACCCTAG CGAGACATATCGGTACTTTGATCTGCCCTTCTGTGTTCCAG AGCATGTAACTGAGAAAAAAGAAGCACTTGGTGAAGTTCTGAATGGGGACCGTCTTGTTGAAGCCCCATACAAGCTGGACTTCCGCGTCGATCGTGACTCTGAACAGCTTTGCAAGAAGAAGCTCACGAAAGAAGATGTTGCCAAGTTCAGGAGCGCAGTCACTAAGGACTACTACTTCCAAATGTATTATGATGACCTCCCTATTTGGGGGTTCATAGGAAAAGTTGACAAAGAAAGGAAGGATCTGAGCGAGTACAAGTACTACCTCTACAGGCATATCCACTTTGATATCCTCTACAACAGTGACCATGTGATTGAGATTTCTGTGCACACAGATCCCAATTCTTTGGCAGACCTCACTGAGGACAAGGATATTGAAGCGAGTTTCTTTTATTCTGTCAAGTGGAAGGAGACAACCACACCAtttgaaaagaggatgaataaatACTCCCAGACCTCTTCATTGCCTCATCATTTGGAGATTCATTGGTTCTCAATTATAAATTCATGTGTCACAGTTCTTCTCTTGACTGGATTTCTTGCCACAATTCTCATGCGAGTGCTGAAGAATGATTTTGTTAA GTATGCCCATGATGAGGAGTCTGCTGAGGACCAAGAAGAGACAGGGTGGAAGTATATCCATGGTGATGTCTTCAGGTTTCCAAAGAATAAGTCACTGTTGGCTGCTTGTCTTGGTTCCGGAACCCAGTTATTTGCCCT TACGGTGTTCATTTTTATTCTAGCACTTGTTGGGGTCTTTTACCCGTACAATCGTGGGGCACTTTTTACTGCTCTTGTGGTTGTCTATGCACTCACCTCTGGAATTGCTGGGTATACTGCATCCTCTTTCTATTGTCAACTTGAAGGGACGAATTGG GTAAGGAATGTGCTTTTGACTGGATTCCTCTTTTGTGGGCCTCTGTTCCTTACATTCTGCTTCCTTAATACAGTCGCAATTGTGTATAGTGCTACTGCAGCACTACCATTTGGGACTATCGTTGTCATTGTTCTCATATGGACACTAGTCACTTCACCTTTGCTTGTTTTGGGTGGAATTGCTGGGAAGAATGGTAAAACAGAATTTCAAGCCCCTTGTCGTACAACAAAGTATCCTAGAGAGATCCCACTGTTACCCTGGTACCGGAGAACTATTCCACAGATGGCAATGGCTGGTTTCTTGCCTTTCAGCGCAATCTACATTGAACTTTACTACATATTTGCCAGTGTGTGGGGTCACAGGATTTACATCATATATAGCATTCTCTTTATAGTCTTCATCATCCTCCTCATTGTCACTGCTTTCATCACTGTGGCACTGACCTACTTTCAGCTAGCTTCTGAAGATCATGAATGGTGGTGGAG GTCTTACCTATGCGGAGGATCAACTGGCCTATTTGTATATGGGTATTGCTTTTACTATTACTTTGCACGCTCAGACATGTCAGGGTTTATGCAGACATCTTTCTTTTTTGGGTACATGGCTTGCATCTGTTATGGGTTTTTCCTAATGCTTGGGATGGTTGGCTTCCGTGCTGCTTTGCTTTTCGTCCGCCACATATATCGATCCATCAAGTGTGAGTAG
- the LOC103968533 gene encoding protein indeterminate-domain 16 gives MLSSPQKTPPHTSISCLEDGSSSKRKRRPAGTPDPDAEVVSLSPRTLLEAERYVCEICNQGFQRDQNLQMHRRRHKVPWKLLKREAAAVRKRVFVCPEPSCLHHDPQHALGDLVGIKKHFRRKHSNHKQWVCSKCSKAYAVQSDYKAHLKTCGTRGHSCDCGRVFSRVESFIEHQDSCNGAGGLSWTASSTTPSAATNASAPAPNDHHRLGLLHNLELQLLPTSNTHQSHATSSPTSSLTLVSDGAQAAELQLSLGPRESETALASISPSSKAGCERQEQAMASEAREQAMKQVELAEKEFANARRIRQQAQADLQNAYLLRDHARKQMNLLLLQMTCHACRKQFQPKPDSAFAEVSPPSASCVSSLMTGIKRDDINVGHHLPKFWST, from the exons ATGTTAAGCTCTCCTCAGAAAACTCCGCCGCATACTTCCATCTCTTGCTTGGAGGATGGCAGTTCCAGCAAGAGAAAAAGAAGGCCTGCAGGCACTCCAG ATCCTGACGCGGAGGTGGTGTCCCTGTCTCCGAGGACGTTGCTGGAGGCGGAGCGGTACGTGTGCGAGATCTGCAACCAGGGGTTCCAGAGGGACCAGAACTTGCAGATGCACCGGCGGCGCCACAAGGTGCCGTGGAAGCTGCTGAAGCGGGAGGCGGCGGCGGTGCGGAAGCGGGTGTTCGTGTGCCCGGAGCCGAGCTGCCTGCACCACGACCCGCAACACGccctcggcgacctcgtcggcatCAAGAAGCACTTCCGGCGGAAACACAGCAACCACAAGCAGTGGGTCTGCTCCAAGTGCTCCAAGGCCTACGCCGTTCAGTCCGACTACAAGGCGCACCTCAAGACCTGCGGCACCCGCGGCCACTCCTGCGACTGCGGCCGCGTCTTCTCTCG AGTGGAAAGCTTCATAGAGCACCAAGATTCTTGCAATGGCGCCGGTGGCCTCTCCTGGACTGCCTCGAGCACGACTCCGTCGGCCGCTACAAATGCCAGTGCTCCGGCGCCAAACGACCACCACCGCCTTGGCCTCCTCCACAATCTCGAGCTCCAGTTACTTCCGACATCCAATACCCACCAATCTCACGCCACCTCCTCCCCTACTTCCTCTCTCACGCTCGTCTCGGACGGGGCTCAAGCCGCGGAGCTGCAGCTGTCTCTCGGCCCTCGTGAGAGCGAAACTGCACTCGCCAGCATTAGTCCCTCGTCGAAGGCAGGCTGCGAGCGCCAGGAGCAGGCAatggcaagcgaagcgagagaacAGGCCATGAAGCAAGTCGAACTGGCGGAAAAGGAATTCGCCAACGCTAGGAGGATCCGGCAGCAGGCGCAAGCAGATCTCCAGAACGCCTACCTCTTGAGGGACCATGCAAGGAAGCAAATGAACCTACTGCTGCTCCAGATGACTTGTCATGCTTGCAGGAAGCAGTTCCAACCGAAGCCCGATTCAGCGTTCGCCGAGGTCTCACCTCCATCGGCTAGCTGTGTGTCATCGCTCATGACCGGAATCAAGCGAGACGACATTAATGTCGGTCACCACTTACCAAAGTTCTGGAGCACGTAG
- the LOC135625007 gene encoding protein FAR1-RELATED SEQUENCE 5-like, translating to METTSSEDEESLKDNNVDLNDDNIEHHMAFDVSNQLADAGNLFSSHQQNSENSEPFVGMEFESEESAKLFYMAYASRVGFSVRISKSRRSRNDESIIMRRFVCSKEGFHLRKGKFDDGKKKRKRATIREGCNAMIEVIQKYYGRWVVTKLVKEHNHVVAAPSRVLYVAPEAYGNADPYLGMEFPSHEAAQTFYYAYASRVGFDVRIRLSRRSTRDETFVMRRFVCTKEGFTPHEDSYDESKKKRNRTPTREGCKAMFEVIKKDYGKWIVSKLILEHTHDLAVAPSKVHYIQSDSEVVVLAKSGALNREKSVTPNTKTHLGKFGDLSNIPSSDNDFMTEARDISPTVFGLEDTQSLLEYFKRTQAENPTFYYAFQVDKNNCLSHAFWADAKAKMAYYCFGDAVTVDTSFKENKNMVPFVMFTGVNHHLQSVNFGFALLTDESEASFVWLLENWIIAMCGRHPVSLSTDYHEAIGSAISRVFPETRHRFCKRHVLNKCNERLSDVYVTRNTFKQEFEKCLDKSETTDIFESNWMVILEKYDLGDNSWLKFLFSIRQKWVPVYLKDAFTAEISASQKPESLISFFEKYFNTKTSLLVLASLLEQAMTGWYEREALEDLATSYTRPILRTPSNMLKQVADIYTRTIFDVFQEEFVESLGYFVEKIEDGLVSKYSVTKDEDVSTTFIVTYDFSNKRTNCSCCKFETAGILCRHILRVFLTVDVRALPDCYILKRWTKDAKNGFVLDECVRYNELYRDAVKYAKEGSTSEDVYTVAKSALQIGFAQVLAAKKSIVSQCTM from the coding sequence ATGGAGACTACCTCAAGTGAGGATGAGGAATCACTTAAAGATAACAATGTGGACCTCAATGATGACAACATTGAACATCACATGGCATTTGATGTCAGCAATCAGTTGGCCGATGCAGGGAATCTCTTTTCCTCCCATCAACAGAACTCAGAGAATTCTGAGCCTTTTGTTGGTATGGAATTCGAATCAGAAGAGTCTGCAAAGTTGTTCTATATGGCATATGCTAGTCGTGTGGGGTTCTCTGTACGTATCAGCAAGTCTCGGCGTTCAAGAAATGATGAGTCCATCATTATGCGACGATTCGTGTGTTCCAAAGAGGGCTTCCATTTAAGAAAAGGGAAATTTGATGATggtaagaagaagagaaagcgTGCAACTATTAGAGAAGGTTGCAATGCTATGATTGAAGTAATACAAAAATACTATGGCAGATGGGTGGTTACTAAGCTTGTGAAGGAGCACAATCATGTGGTGGCAGCACCCAGTAGGGTCCTTTATGTTGCACCAGAGGCATATGGTAATGCAGATCCTTACCTGGGCATGGAGTTCCCATCACATGAAGCTGCACAGACATTCTATTATGCATATGCTAGTCGTGTTGGATTTGATGTCCGAATCAGACTATCTCGTCGCTCAACAAGGGATGAAACCTTTGTTATGCGTCGTTTCGTGTGTACTAAAGAGGGTTTTACTCCACATGAAGACAGTTATGATGagagcaagaaaaagagaaaccgGACTCCTACACGAGAAGGTTGCAAGGCCATGTTTGAGGTAATTAAAAAAGATTATGGTAAATGGATTGTTTCAAAGCTTATTTTGGAGCACACTCatgatctggcagttgcaccaaGCAAAGTGCATTATATCCAATCCGATAGTGAAGTAGTCGTCCTTGCTAAAAGTGGTGCACTTAATCGTGAAAAGTCAGTAACTCctaatacaaaaacacatcttggAAAATTTGGGGACTTAAGCAATATTCCCTCAAGTGACAATGACTTTATGACTGAGGCAAGAGACATAAGCCCGACTGTCTTTGGTTTGGAAGACACTCAAAGTCTTTTGGAGTATTTCAAAAGGACGCAAGCTGAAAATCCCACATTCTACTATGCGTTTCAAGTTGACAAAAACAATTGTCTGTCCCATGCATTCTGGGCTGATGCAAAAGCTAAGATGGCCTACTATTGTTTTGGTGATGCTGTCACAGTTGACACATCATTTAAGGAGAATAAGAACATGGTTCCATTTGTTATGTTCACCGGTGTGAATCATCATTTGCAGTCTGTAAATTTTGGATTCGCCTTGCTTACTGATGAATCAGAagcttcatttgtttggcttctgGAAAACTGGATCATAGCAATGTGTGGACGCCATCCAGTTTCTCTTAGCACTGACTATCATGAGGCTATTGGATCAGCGATTTCTAGGGTGTTCCCTGAGACACGTCACAGATTTTGCAAACGGCATGTATTAAATAAATGCAATGAAAGATTGTCCGATGTTTATGTGACACGTAATACTTTCAAACAGGAGTTTGAAAAGTGTTTAGATAAGTCTGAAACAACTGATATATTTGAGTCGAATTGGATGGTTATCCTTGAGAAGTATGACCTTGGTGATAACTCATGGCTAAAATTTTTGTTTAGCATTCGACAAAAATGGGTCCCTGTTTATCTGAAAGATGCATTTACAGCAGAAATTTCAGCAAGTCAAAAACCTGAAAGCCTGATCAGTTTTTTTGAGAAGTACTTCAATACAAAAACATCTTTGTTAGTGCTTGCTTCTTTGCTTGAACAAGCAATGACAGGTTGGTATGAAAGGGAGGCCTTAGAAGATTTAGCTACATCTTATACCCGACCAATTTTGAGAACTCCATCCAACATGTTGAAACAAGTAGCAGACATATATACACGAACAATATTCGATGTATTTCAGGAGGAATTTGTTGAATCACTAGGTTATTTTGTCGAGAAAATTGAGGATGGCTTAGTTAGCAAGTATAGTGTTACGAAAGATGAGGATGTCTCTACAACATTTATTGTGACTTATGATTTCTCAAACAAAAGAACAAATTGTAGCTGCTGCAAGTTTGAGACAGCTGGTATCTTGTGTAGGCATATATTGAGGGTCTTTTTAACAGTTGATGTTCGTGCACTTCCAGACTGTTACATATTGAAGAGGTGGACAAAAGATGCCAAGAATGGCTTTGTATTGGACGAGTGTGTTCGGTACAATGAACTTTATCGTGATGCTGTGAAATATGCAAAGGAGGGTTCAACCTCTGAAGACGTTTATACAGTAGCAAAGAGTGCACTTCAGATAGGTTTCGCCCAGGTATTGGCTGCAAAGAAGAGTATTGTCAGTCAATGTACAATGTGA
- the LOC103968535 gene encoding homeobox-leucine zipper protein ROC8-like, translating to MDSVGERDVSEVQRRKKRFYRHTSQQIQELEAMFKVCPHPDEKQRMKLSRDLGLEPRQIKFWFQNRRTLMKTQHERSDNCSLRAENDKIRCENITMEEALKRAVCLSCGAGPPPDNPFFDEQKLRMENTRLKEEVDRLSEIASRYLGRPITQLPSSQRLSVSQSEVSVGTYYNPGISSSLDLGLLCQSSSSVLSNPSPTTISDLEKPIMMDMASAALEEVVKLIQTNEPLWLKSASMGTEVLQSETYERIFQRPSQQQFKFSDTRTEASRGSALVIMDAATLVDMFMDSSKWMELFPTIVSNSRTIDVLASGTSGTRSGSLLLMYEELQVLSPVVPTRHFCFLRYCQQIDPCLWVIADVSVNYPMDSRHLPSPLSCKLPSGCLIEAMPNGYSKVSWVEHVQFQEKNTIHRLFRDLVNSGTSFGSNRWLTTLQRMSQRFACLMSAGLSTRDIAGAVPSVEAKKSMMKLAHRLVMDFCASFSASVGNKWTMLSGINDDLRVTLHRTDSSLPHGVVLSAATSIWLPLPRDRVFSFLKDEQNRPQWDVFSIGNNLQKVAHITNGSDQGNAISILRGLNYTHNMLILQESCTDASGSVVVYSPIDLPAMNTIMSGEDPSYIHILPSGFTILPDGSFGVGGGASTSSCPTGRPSGSLVTVAFQMLMSSSPGAKLSFESIATVNNSISNTIHQIKAALSCPSV from the exons ATGGATTCGGTCGGTGAGCGAGATGTTTCTGAGGTCCAGAGAAGGAAGAAGCGTTTCTACCGGCACACATCCCAGCAGATTCAGGAGCTCGAAGC GATGTTTAAGGTGTGTCCACACCCGGACGAGAAGCAACGGATGAAGCTGAGCCGAGATCTGGGGCTGGAGCCCCGGCAGATCAAGTTCTGGTTCCAGAACAGGAGGACCCTGATGAAG ACACAGCACGAGAGGTCGGACAACTGCTCACTGCGGGCTGAGAACGACAAGATACGGTGCGAGAACATCACCATGGAAGAGGCTCTCAAGAGAGCCGTCTGCTTGTCCTGCGGCGCCGGCCCGCCCCCCGACAACCCCTTCTTCGACGAGCAGAAGCTGCGGATGGAGAATACACGCCTGAAGGAAGAG GTAGATCGCCTCTCAGAAATTGCATCGAGGTACTTAGGCAGGCCTATCACTCAACTTCCTTCGAGTCAGCGACTATCGGTCTCACAATCTGAAGTGTCCGTAGGAACCTACTATAATCCAGGGATTAGCTCTTCCCTTGATCTCGGCCTCTTGTGCCAGAGTTCCTCTTCTGTTTTATCGAACCCTTCTCCCACAACTATTTCTGATCTCGAGAAACCTATTATGATGGACATGGCCTCTGCTGCCTTGGAGGAAGTGGTCAAGTTGATTCAGACCAATGAACCCCTCTGGCTGAAGTCAGCAAGTATGGGGACAGAGGTCCTTCAATCTGAAACCTACGAGAGGATCTTTCAGAGACCGAGTCAGCAGCAGTTCAAGTTCTCAGATACGCGAACCGAGGCATCGAGGGGCTCAGCTTTAGTGATCATGGACGCAGCCACACTGGTTGATATGTTCATGGATTCT AGCAAGTGGATGGAGTTATTTCCGACCATAGTTTCCAATTCAAGGACCATCGATGTTCTTGCTTCTGGAACGTCAGGAACGAGGAGCGGATCTCTACTATTG ATGTATGAGGAACTGCAGGTTCTGTCGCCGGTTGTTCCTACACGGCATTTCTGCTTCCTACGATATTGTCAGCAAATCGATCCTTGTTTATGGGTGATAGCTGATGTTTCGGTCAACTATCCTATGGACAGTCGTCATCTCCCTTCTCCCCTGTCGTGCAAGCTTCCATCTGGCTGCTTGATTGAGGCTATGCCCAATGGATACTCTAAG GTAAGTTGGGTCGAGCACGTACAGTTCCAAGAGAAGAACACAATCCATCGACTCTTCCGAGATCTAGTAAACAGTGGAACTTCTTTTGGCTCAAATCGATGGCTCACCACTCTACAGAGAATGTCTCAGAGGTTTGCGTGCCTGATGTCAGCTGGACTTTCTACCAGGGACATTGCAGGAG CGGTTCCCTCGGTCGAAGCTAAGAAGAGCATGATGAAGCTTGCCCACAGATTGGTGATGGACTTCTGTGCCAGTTTTAGTGCTTCTGTGGGGAATAAATGGACCATGCTGTCCGGGATAAATGATGATCTCCGAGTCACTCTTCACAGAACAGATTCCTCCCTGCCTCATGGTGTTGTCCTCAGTGCAGCTACATCAATATGGCTACCATTGCCCAGGGACAGAGTCTTTAGTTTCTTGAAGGATGAACAAAACCGACCTCAG TGGGACGTGTTCTCGATCGGAAACAATCTGCAAAAGGTTGCTCACATTACAAACGGTTCAGATCAAGGAAACGCAATCTCTATCCTTCGT GGATTAAACTACACTCACAACATGTTGATACTCCAAGAGAGCTGCACTGATGCATCTGGCTCGGTCGTGGTGTATTCTCCTATTGATCTACCGGCCATGAACACTATCATGAGTGGTGAGGATCCATCCTACATACACATCTTGCCGTCGGGCTTCACCATACTACCTGATGGCAGCTTCGGTGTGGGAGGAGGAGCTTCAACCAGCTCTTGTCCAACGGGAAGGCCTTCGGGGTCGCTGGTTACTGTTGCATTCCAAATGCTGATGAGCAGCTCTCCAGGTGCTAAACTGAGCTTCGAGTCAATAGCCACAGTGAACAACTCGATAAGCAATACGATTCATCAAATAAAGGCTGCCTTGAGCTGCCCCAGCGTCTAA